One region of Microbacterium sp. M28 genomic DNA includes:
- a CDS encoding transglycosylase domain-containing protein, producing MPQNNRTLKGVLGGLVGLVGLSLVAGVLVSATVTPAIAMTGLAGSAAIDLFEDLPNDFQPDAPMEPTTIWASNADGTPSKLASFYDQNRIPVTYEQVAPILYDSILSSEDKSFYEHGGINIGATAKALIDYAKGTSSRGASTISQQYVKNVLVQRCEKNTSPSEENYAEKLQDCWNQATNASGADGMKRKLQEMRYAIQVEKDFSKNDILLGYLNLANFGGTTYGIEAASRYYFNTSAAALTINQAATLAGMVQNPNSYRIDRPEGSMTDTEGNAINSRADGYAETLVRRNYVLQRLLDDGKITQEQYDATYAEPITPVITPATQGCAEAGKSAYFCQYVKSIIQNDEAFGKDAAERRDTLQRGGLDIYTTLNLDMQRTAIETMVDNVPAAKEGINVGAVGVQVEAGTGRILALTQNTDFNETSNAAPGSGLSAQVYAADVNHGSSTGFNVGSTYKLFTLLDWLEKGHSVNEVLDGKLKTFTPFTICGDTVPNSAKINNSGKVSGYTGTVMKFTSASLNTGYLAMAQQLDLCDINKMAERLGVTLGNGKPVTTDNFPGDVIGSKAIAPLSMASAYATVANKGIYCPPRAIDRIVKQDGTEMGLPASTCEQVISPEVAATAAYALRGVMYGGTGGAANPGDGVPVIGKTGTHEATQTMMIESSSKVTTAVWVGNASGNASLRAHGLSSKRFYIAEDMQRAANRIFGGDSFPEPDRNLTRQVLKDLPDVVGKTIADATATLENAGFTVAVGPPVDSNLGTDLVAAQSPGAGKVAGGVTVTISPSNGQGTTVPNVVGQKASKAQADLASAGLSNITWDASCAQPNADVESTTPAAGTATNRSAVISVVCKAAEGNGNGNDG from the coding sequence ATGCCTCAGAACAACCGCACGCTGAAGGGTGTGCTCGGCGGCCTCGTCGGCCTGGTCGGCCTCAGCCTCGTCGCCGGCGTCCTCGTCTCGGCGACCGTGACCCCTGCGATCGCGATGACCGGGCTCGCCGGGTCTGCGGCCATCGACCTCTTCGAGGACCTGCCCAACGACTTCCAGCCCGATGCGCCGATGGAACCGACGACGATCTGGGCGTCGAACGCCGACGGCACCCCCTCCAAGCTGGCCTCGTTCTACGACCAGAACCGCATCCCGGTCACGTACGAGCAGGTCGCGCCGATCCTGTACGACTCGATCCTCTCCAGTGAGGACAAGTCGTTCTACGAGCACGGTGGCATCAACATCGGCGCGACGGCCAAGGCGCTCATCGACTACGCCAAGGGCACGTCGAGCCGCGGTGCGTCGACGATCAGCCAGCAGTACGTGAAGAACGTCCTCGTGCAACGCTGCGAGAAGAACACCTCGCCGAGCGAGGAGAACTACGCGGAGAAGCTGCAGGACTGCTGGAACCAGGCGACCAACGCCTCCGGCGCCGACGGCATGAAGCGCAAGCTCCAGGAGATGCGCTACGCGATCCAGGTCGAGAAGGACTTCTCGAAGAACGACATCCTGCTCGGTTACCTGAACCTCGCGAACTTCGGCGGCACGACGTACGGGATCGAGGCCGCTTCCCGCTACTACTTCAACACGTCCGCCGCTGCCCTGACCATCAACCAGGCCGCGACGCTCGCCGGCATGGTGCAGAACCCGAACTCCTACCGGATCGACCGCCCCGAGGGCTCGATGACCGACACCGAGGGCAATGCGATCAACAGTCGCGCCGACGGGTACGCCGAAACCCTCGTGCGCCGCAACTATGTGCTGCAGCGCCTGCTCGACGACGGCAAGATCACCCAGGAGCAGTACGACGCCACGTACGCCGAGCCGATCACACCCGTGATCACCCCCGCCACGCAGGGGTGCGCCGAGGCTGGCAAGAGCGCGTACTTCTGCCAGTACGTGAAGTCGATCATCCAGAACGACGAGGCGTTCGGCAAGGACGCGGCCGAGCGCCGCGACACGTTGCAGCGCGGCGGCCTGGACATCTACACCACGCTGAATCTCGACATGCAGCGGACGGCGATCGAGACCATGGTCGACAACGTCCCCGCCGCGAAGGAGGGCATCAATGTCGGCGCCGTCGGCGTCCAGGTCGAGGCGGGCACCGGTCGTATCCTCGCCCTGACGCAGAACACCGACTTCAACGAGACCTCGAATGCCGCCCCCGGGTCCGGCTTGTCGGCGCAGGTGTATGCGGCCGACGTCAATCACGGCAGCTCGACCGGCTTCAACGTCGGATCGACGTACAAGCTGTTCACCCTGCTGGACTGGCTCGAGAAGGGGCACTCGGTCAACGAGGTGCTCGATGGCAAGTTGAAGACCTTCACCCCGTTCACCATCTGCGGCGACACGGTCCCGAACAGCGCGAAGATCAACAACTCCGGCAAGGTCTCCGGCTACACCGGGACGGTCATGAAGTTCACGAGCGCGTCGCTGAACACCGGCTACCTGGCAATGGCGCAGCAGCTCGACCTGTGCGACATCAACAAGATGGCCGAGCGCCTCGGGGTGACGCTCGGCAACGGCAAGCCGGTCACCACGGACAACTTCCCCGGTGACGTCATCGGCTCCAAGGCGATCGCGCCCCTGTCGATGGCGAGCGCGTATGCGACCGTCGCCAACAAGGGCATCTACTGCCCCCCGCGTGCGATCGACCGCATCGTGAAGCAGGACGGCACCGAGATGGGTCTGCCGGCGTCGACGTGCGAACAGGTGATCTCCCCCGAGGTCGCCGCGACCGCAGCCTACGCGCTGCGCGGCGTGATGTACGGCGGCACCGGTGGCGCGGCCAATCCGGGTGACGGCGTCCCCGTGATCGGCAAGACGGGTACGCACGAGGCCACTCAGACGATGATGATCGAGTCCAGCTCCAAGGTCACGACGGCCGTGTGGGTCGGAAACGCCAGCGGGAATGCATCCCTGCGGGCGCACGGCTTGAGCAGCAAGCGTTTTTACATCGCCGAGGACATGCAACGCGCGGCGAACCGCATCTTCGGCGGAGACTCGTTCCCGGAGCCGGATCGCAACCTCACCCGTCAGGTTCTCAAGGACCTGCCCGACGTCGTCGGCAAGACCATAGCGGACGCGACAGCGACGCTCGAGAATGCCGGTTTCACGGTCGCCGTCGGTCCGCCGGTCGACAGCAACCTGGGCACCGACCTCGTCGCAGCGCAGTCCCCTGGCGCCGGCAAGGTCGCGGGCGGCGTGACCGTCACGATCTCGCCGAGCAACGGCCAGGGCACCACGGTGCCCAACGTCGTCGGCCAGAAGGCGAGCAAGGCGCAGGCCGACCTGGCCAGCGCCGGGCTGAGCAACATCACCTGGGACGCCTCCTGCGCACAGCCGAACGCCGACGTCGAATCGACCACCCCGGCTGCCGGCACCGCGACGAATCGCAGTGCGGTCATCTCGGTCGTCTGCAAGGCCGCAGAAGGCAACGGAAACGGCAACGACGGCTGA
- a CDS encoding DUF4177 domain-containing protein codes for MTTWEYLTTPLLIHNTAAILNNWGKQGWELVQVVQGPEGGLVAYFKRPTAGDGANSAGLAAAEQAARQFEGGAA; via the coding sequence ATGACCACGTGGGAATATCTCACCACGCCGCTGTTGATCCACAACACCGCTGCGATCCTCAACAACTGGGGCAAGCAGGGGTGGGAGCTGGTGCAGGTCGTCCAGGGGCCCGAGGGTGGGCTCGTCGCCTATTTCAAGCGACCCACGGCCGGAGACGGGGCGAACAGCGCAGGCCTCGCCGCGGCGGAGCAGGCCGCGCGGCAGTTCGAAGGCGGTGCCGCGTGA
- a CDS encoding metallophosphoesterase → MTKSSSAHPALIALGAVGAVGAAAAVWGIGIERYLFTVRNVTTQALPVGSAPIRVLHVSDAHMAPWQHRKQDWLASLADLEPDLVINTGDNLGHREGLDGIRRAFAPLAGIPGVFVHGSNDVHAPSPRNPLKYFTGPSAHGGAPEYLDTAAMDSYFTHELGWANLNNTAARLTVAGADIDLIGVSDAHRDWDRLDALPDAMAALGPRADAAALLGVTHAPYQRVLNAYVELGTDAIFGGHTHGGQVCLPGFGALVANCDIPLKQAKGLSTWSRGERTVPLNVSAGCGHSIYAPVRFACRPEATLLTLTART, encoded by the coding sequence ATGACGAAATCCTCGTCGGCGCACCCGGCCCTCATCGCGCTCGGCGCGGTGGGGGCCGTCGGCGCCGCGGCCGCGGTCTGGGGCATCGGCATCGAACGCTACCTGTTCACGGTGCGCAACGTGACCACGCAGGCGCTCCCGGTGGGGTCGGCGCCGATCCGCGTGCTGCACGTCTCCGACGCGCACATGGCTCCGTGGCAGCACCGCAAACAGGACTGGCTCGCCTCGCTGGCCGATCTCGAACCGGACCTGGTGATCAACACGGGCGACAACCTGGGCCACCGCGAAGGGCTCGACGGCATCCGTCGCGCCTTCGCGCCCCTGGCCGGCATCCCCGGCGTCTTCGTGCACGGGTCCAACGACGTGCACGCGCCATCCCCCCGCAATCCGCTGAAGTACTTCACCGGCCCCTCAGCGCACGGTGGTGCGCCCGAGTACCTCGACACGGCGGCGATGGACAGCTACTTCACCCACGAGCTCGGTTGGGCGAACCTCAACAACACGGCGGCGCGCCTGACCGTGGCCGGAGCGGACATCGATCTCATCGGCGTCAGCGACGCGCATCGTGACTGGGATCGCCTGGATGCCCTCCCCGACGCGATGGCCGCGCTCGGTCCGCGCGCCGACGCCGCCGCACTGCTCGGCGTGACCCATGCCCCCTATCAGCGGGTGCTGAACGCATACGTCGAGCTCGGCACCGACGCGATCTTCGGTGGGCACACCCACGGCGGCCAGGTGTGCCTGCCCGGCTTCGGCGCTCTCGTCGCGAACTGCGACATCCCGTTGAAGCAGGCCAAGGGCCTGAGCACGTGGAGCCGTGGCGAGCGCACCGTGCCGCTGAACGTCAGCGCCGGGTGCGGCCACTCGATCTACGCACCTGTGCGCTTCGCCTGCCGGCCGGAGGCGACGCTGCTGACCCTCACGGCCAGGACCTGA
- a CDS encoding HAD-IIB family hydrolase yields the protein MALTRLVAFDLDDTLAPSKGAIDPRIADLLRALLRTVEVAIISGGNEDQFRTQVLAQLGDADAAELGRLHLLPTCGTRYLRHDGTDFVPVYAHDLAPEEKDAALTALREEAERLGLWESEPWGDILEDRGSQVTFSALGQRAPREAKHSWDPTGEKRLALRDAVAARLPSLEVRAGGSTSIDITRAGIDKAYGMSALTEHTGIPLSDMLFYGDRLDAGGNDYPVLALGVRSIAVEDWQDTADKLDELLPTL from the coding sequence ATGGCCCTCACTCGCCTCGTCGCCTTCGACCTCGACGACACGCTGGCCCCGTCGAAGGGCGCGATCGATCCGCGCATCGCCGACCTGCTGCGGGCCCTGCTGCGCACCGTCGAGGTCGCCATCATCTCCGGCGGCAACGAGGACCAGTTCCGCACCCAGGTCCTCGCACAGCTGGGAGATGCGGATGCCGCAGAACTCGGCCGTCTGCATCTGCTCCCCACGTGCGGCACCCGCTATCTCCGTCACGACGGCACGGACTTCGTGCCGGTGTACGCTCATGATCTCGCCCCGGAGGAGAAGGACGCGGCGCTCACTGCTCTGCGGGAAGAGGCGGAGCGCCTCGGGCTCTGGGAGTCCGAGCCCTGGGGCGACATCCTCGAAGACCGCGGGTCGCAGGTCACCTTCTCCGCACTCGGCCAGCGTGCGCCGCGGGAGGCCAAGCACTCCTGGGATCCGACGGGCGAGAAGCGCCTGGCGCTGCGCGATGCCGTGGCTGCGCGCCTGCCGTCTCTCGAAGTCCGCGCCGGTGGTTCGACCTCGATCGACATCACCCGCGCCGGGATCGACAAGGCCTACGGCATGTCGGCGCTGACCGAGCACACCGGCATCCCGCTGTCGGACATGCTCTTCTACGGCGACCGTCTGGATGCCGGAGGCAACGACTACCCGGTCCTCGCGCTCGGCGTGCGGTCGATCGCGGTGGAGGATTGGCAGGACACGGCAGACAAGTTGGACGAGCTTCTGCCGACGCTGTAG
- a CDS encoding DUF1295 domain-containing protein: protein MDALSLVILVAAVASAACWVLSLVTRDTSWVDRAWSIVPVIYVWIFAVDALASGVDATRLVVMAVLVTAWGIRLTFNFARKGGYSGTEDYRWAILRGRLPAWLFQVFNLLFIVGFQMTLLVLITLPADIALRHPAPFSGWDAAFTGLFLALLVGETVADQQQWDFHQRKKAAGGSLGDGFLTAGLFRYSRHPNFFFEQAQWWVFYAIGASAAVASGAGFVGGALNASIVGPVLLTALFIGSTIFTESISASRHPAYADYRRRTSMIVPWPPRERAVAR, encoded by the coding sequence ATGGACGCGCTCTCACTCGTCATCCTCGTGGCCGCCGTCGCCAGCGCGGCGTGCTGGGTGCTCTCCCTCGTCACCCGTGACACCTCGTGGGTCGACCGCGCGTGGTCGATCGTTCCGGTGATCTACGTCTGGATCTTCGCCGTCGACGCACTGGCGTCAGGTGTCGATGCGACGCGTCTGGTGGTCATGGCCGTGCTCGTCACAGCATGGGGCATCCGGCTCACGTTCAACTTCGCCCGCAAGGGCGGCTACAGCGGCACCGAGGACTACCGCTGGGCGATCCTACGCGGCCGCCTGCCCGCCTGGCTGTTCCAGGTGTTCAATCTGCTGTTCATCGTCGGCTTCCAGATGACGCTGCTCGTCCTGATCACCCTCCCCGCGGACATCGCCCTGCGCCACCCGGCACCGTTCAGCGGATGGGATGCCGCCTTCACCGGCCTGTTCCTCGCCTTGCTGGTCGGCGAGACGGTCGCCGACCAGCAGCAGTGGGACTTCCACCAGCGCAAGAAGGCCGCCGGCGGCTCGCTCGGCGACGGTTTCCTCACCGCCGGACTGTTCCGCTACAGCCGCCACCCGAACTTCTTCTTCGAGCAGGCTCAGTGGTGGGTGTTCTATGCGATCGGCGCGTCGGCCGCCGTGGCATCCGGTGCGGGATTCGTGGGCGGCGCGCTCAACGCATCGATCGTCGGACCGGTGCTGCTGACCGCCCTGTTCATCGGCTCGACCATCTTCACCGAGTCCATATCGGCCTCGCGCCACCCCGCGTACGCGGACTACCGTCGGCGGACGTCGATGATCGTGCCGTGGCCGCCACGCGAGCGGGCCGTCGCACGGTGA
- a CDS encoding RidA family protein, giving the protein MSVASRLAELGIELPAVAAPVAAYVPAVVHGDLVHTSGQLPFTAGALPATGKVGAGVSADDAKEYARTCALNALAAAADAAGGLERIAGVLRVGGFVASDPSFTGQPGVINGASEILGEIFGDAGRHARAAVGVPVLPLDSPVEVEVTFILA; this is encoded by the coding sequence GTGAGCGTGGCATCCCGTCTGGCTGAGCTCGGGATCGAGCTGCCCGCCGTCGCCGCACCCGTCGCCGCTTATGTCCCGGCGGTCGTGCACGGCGACCTCGTCCACACCTCCGGTCAGTTGCCGTTCACGGCCGGCGCTCTGCCCGCCACGGGCAAGGTCGGCGCCGGTGTGTCGGCGGACGACGCCAAGGAGTACGCCCGCACGTGCGCACTGAATGCCCTGGCTGCCGCCGCGGACGCCGCGGGTGGCCTCGAGAGGATCGCCGGTGTGCTGCGGGTCGGCGGATTCGTGGCATCCGATCCGTCGTTCACCGGCCAGCCCGGCGTCATCAACGGCGCCAGCGAGATCCTCGGCGAGATCTTCGGGGATGCCGGACGGCACGCGCGTGCGGCCGTCGGCGTTCCTGTGCTGCCGTTGGACAGCCCGGTCGAGGTCGAGGTCACCTTCATCCTCGCCTGA